Proteins from a single region of Carassius carassius chromosome 25, fCarCar2.1, whole genome shotgun sequence:
- the LOC132104019 gene encoding splicing factor 3B subunit 4-like, producing MAAGPISERNQDATVYVGGLDEKVSEPLLWELFLQAGPVVNTHMPKDRVTGQHQGYGFVEFLSEEDADYAIKIMNMIKLYGKPIRVNKASAHNKNLDVGANIFIGNLDPEIDEKLLYDTFSAFGVILQTPKIMRDPDTGNSKGYAFINYASFDASDAAIEAMNGQYLCNRPITVSYAFKKDSKGERHGSAAERLLAAQNPLSQADRPHQLFADAPPPPTLSTPVMTALGAGIPIPGMPPPGAFPPVPPPGTMPHGMPPNMPMLPAPGTPASQAGGGGPPPGPPPFHPAGMNPPGMPPMPMPPSGPPGMGHPPPGSSQQRAPPPPGMPPPPPMGVPPRGPFGPPMGPPMHPGMRGPPPPMPPPGYGAGPPRPPPFGFQRGPPLPPRPPAPLRGPVRPPMPP from the exons ATGGCGGCGGGCCCGATTTCAGAACGAAATCAAG ATGCCACTGTATATGTGGGAGGTCTTGATGAGAAAGTCTCTGAACCTTTGTTATGGGAGCTTTTCCTGCAAGCTGGTCCTGTTGTAAACACACATATGCCCAAAGACAGGGTGACAGGACAGCATCAGG GTTATGGCTTTGTGGAGTTCCTCAGCGAAGAGGATGCAGACTACGCTATAAAGATCATGAATATGATCAAGCTTTACGGCAAACCCATCCGAGTCAACAAGGCTTCGGCACACAACAAGAACCTCGACGTCGGCGCCAACATCTTCATCGGCAACTTAGACCCTGAGATCGACGAGAAACTGCTTTATGACACTTTCAGCGCTTTTGGCGTGATCCTTCAGACGCCAAAGATCATGCGAGATCCGGACACTGGTAACTCAAAGGGTTACGCTTTCATCAACTATGCCAGTTTTGATGCCTCCGACGCAGCTATCGAGGCCATGAACGGCCAGTATCTCTGCAACCGGCCCATCACTGTTTCATACGCCTTTAAGAAAGACTCAAAAGGCGAGAGGCACGGCTCGGCTGCAGAGCGCCTCCTGGCCGCCCAGAATCCACTTTCACAGGCCGATCGTCCCCATCAGCTTTTCGCAGACGCTCCACCACCTCCCACCCTTTCTACACCGGTCATGACCGCCCTCGGAGCAGGGATTCCTATTCCAG GAATGCCACCTCCTGGTGCTTTTCCACCTGTTCCTCCTCCTGGCACAATGCCTCATGGGATGCCACCCAATATGCCCATGCTTCCTGCACCAGGTACTCCTGCATCACAGGCTGGCGGCGGAGGACCCCCGCCAGGACCACCGCCCTTCCATCCCGCAGGAATGAATCCACCAGGAATGCCTCCCATGCCGATGCCTCCATCAGGACCTCCAGGAATGGGGCATCCTCCACCTGGATCTTCTCAACAAAGAGCGCCACCTCCACCCGGCATGCCTCCTCCTCCACCCATGGGTGTCCCTCCCAGAGGACCGTTCGGTCCCCCAATGG GTCCACCAATGCATCCAGGTATGAGGGGACCTCCTCCGCCAATGCCACCTCCAGGTTATGGTGCTGGCCCACCCAGACCCCCACCCTTCGGCTTTCAGAGAGGGCCTCCCTTGCCGCCACGTCCTCCTGCACCACTGAGGGGTCCAGTGAGACCACCAATGCCTCCCTAA
- the LOC132104018 gene encoding GA-binding protein subunit beta-1-like, translating into MSLVDLGKRLLEAARNGHDDEVRTLMANGAPFTTDWLGTSPLHLAAQHGHYSTAEVLLRAGVSRDARTKVDRTPLHMAATEGHEVIVDLLIRSGADINAKDMLKMTALHWAAQHGHHNVAELLVKHGADVHALSKFDKSAFDIAVDVQHAELVQLLQEGMQNQVNRNAEASIINGSSTPQFIIQGVPNIQGGVVNLTDLIKTNSGDTEEAIAVSALDSSIQQVVNESGQRVITILTDQHGNLQTNGLGQPFFVTMQDGRQVLAVPANQITEEVVDNSEPPARKRKIDVSSNNAETSETEHLQWQLQEANRKAQSYRQQLLCKEQEAEEYRMKLEAMENEQTNGTTALDQEQVVFVQEEVSFEETTEAEEEVVMFSDGGVVIKTEEIDSADEQITLVEATAGHTEVIS; encoded by the exons cttggAACATCTCCATTACATTTAGCAGCCCAGCATGGTCATTACTCTACTGCGGAAGTGCTCCTGAGGGCGGGTGTCAGCAGAGATGCCCGAACCAAAGTAGACAGGACCCCTCTGCACATGGCAGCCACAGAGGGCCATGAGGTCATTGTGGATTTGTTAATCAGG AGTGGTGCTGATATCAATGCCAAAGACATGTTGAAGATGACGGCTCTTCACTGGGCAGCCCAGCACGGCCATCACAACGTCGCAGAGCTGTTGGTCAAACATGGCGCTGATGTACATGCCCTCAGCAAGTTTGACAAATCAGCTTTTGATATCGCTGTCGACGTACAGCACGCTGAACTTGTGCAACTGCTACAG GAGGGAATGCAGAATCAGGTGAACAGGAATGCCGAAGCGTCAATCATAAACGGCAGCTCCACCCCACAGTTCATCATTCAGGGCGTCCCAAACATCCAAGGGGGAGTCGTCAACCTCACTGACTTGATCAAAACCAACTCTG GTGACACAGAGGAGGCCATTGCTGTCAGTGCGTTGGACTCGAGTATCCAGCAAGTGGTGAATGAATCAGGTCAGAGGGTCATAACCATATTAACAGATCAACATGGAAATCTGCAGACAAATGGACTCGGCCAGCCATTCTTTGTCACAATGCAGGATGGACGACAAG tattggCAGTTCCAGCCAATCAAATCACAGAGGAAGTGGTAGATAACTCTGAACCTCCAGCCCGTAAAAGGAAAATCGACGTTTCATCCAATAATGCAGAGACCAGTGAAACA GAGCATCTCCAGTGGCAGTTACAGGAAGCCAACAGAAAAGCGCAGTCCTATCGCCAGCAGTTGCTCTGCAAAGAGCAGGAAGCAGAGGAGTACCGCATGAAACTGGAAGCCATGGAAAACGAACAGACCAACGGCACAACAGCCCTGGACCAGGAGCAAGTCGTGTTTGTGCAGGAAGAGGTTAGTTTTGAAGAAACAACGGAGGCAGAAGAGGAAGTAGTCATGTTTTCAGATGGTGGCGTAGTCATCAAAACAGAAGAGATCGACTCTGCGGATGAGCAGATCACTTTAGTGGAAGCCACGGCAGGTCACACGGAGGTCATTTCATAA